A part of Acidobacteriota bacterium genomic DNA contains:
- a CDS encoding universal stress protein has protein sequence MAHAPAVLCPVDFSTASRGALRYAAAVAEHFGSALLVLTVSDPLLTEVAELQMGAAWLEDNVETELRRFVDETLGGGRAVTPELIATTGKAPQRILDVARDRGVDLVVMSSHGLTGIRKLFFGATTERVLRETDVPVLVTPAADEGPGDLDELKGTGRPVLVPVELSVEGVASRQLTVAAAVCQALDVPLLFAHVVEPLRIPVPVPMSLPNVDAERRTRAESLFAQLTATLPAAIKREALVAYGDPAEEIAKIAKDRHAGLIVMGLHATSLTGPRMGSVTYRVLCLAPTVVLALPPASPAA, from the coding sequence GTGGCTCACGCGCCCGCTGTCCTCTGTCCCGTCGACTTCTCCACCGCCTCGCGTGGCGCACTGCGCTACGCCGCGGCGGTAGCGGAGCACTTCGGGTCCGCGCTGCTCGTCCTGACCGTGAGCGACCCGCTCTTGACCGAGGTGGCGGAGCTGCAGATGGGCGCCGCCTGGCTCGAGGACAACGTCGAAACCGAACTGCGACGCTTCGTCGACGAAACGCTGGGCGGCGGCCGGGCCGTCACGCCCGAGCTCATCGCCACCACGGGGAAGGCTCCCCAGCGGATTCTCGACGTCGCGCGCGACCGCGGCGTCGACCTGGTCGTCATGAGCAGCCACGGGCTCACCGGCATTCGCAAGCTGTTCTTCGGCGCGACGACCGAACGCGTGCTTCGCGAAACCGACGTGCCGGTGCTCGTGACGCCCGCCGCCGACGAAGGGCCGGGCGATCTCGACGAGCTCAAAGGCACCGGCCGCCCCGTGCTCGTGCCGGTCGAGCTTTCGGTCGAGGGGGTCGCGTCCCGCCAACTGACCGTCGCCGCCGCCGTCTGTCAGGCGCTCGACGTGCCGTTGCTCTTCGCGCACGTCGTCGAACCGCTGCGCATTCCCGTACCGGTCCCGATGTCGTTGCCCAACGTCGACGCCGAGCGCCGGACGCGCGCCGAGTCGCTCTTCGCTCAGTTGACCGCGACCCTGCCCGCGGCGATCAAGCGGGAGGCTCTCGTCGCTTACGGCGATCCGGCCGAGGAGATCGCGAAGATCGCCAAGGACCGTCACGCCGGCCTGATCGTGATGGGCCTCCACGCGACGTCGCTGACGGGACCGCGGATGGGATCGGTCACCTATCGCGTGCTCTGTCTCGCGCCGACGGTCGTGCTCGCGCTGCCTCCGGCATCGCCGGCCGCGTGA